Below is a window of Veillonellaceae bacterium DNA.
CATTTTTCCAGATTTGACGGACCGGGAATTAGCTTTACCGACGGTGTTAAAAGAGATATTGCCATTTTGGGTATCAGCACTAGCCTTGGCCGCAATTTTTTCAGCTGAAGTAAGCGCTGCTGATGCTATATTATATATGGTTACTACTTCATTTACTAAGGACTTGTATAAAACCTTTGTAAATCCTAATATTTCCGATAAGTCATTATTGAAGATCAGCAGAGTGGTGACGTTTGTAGCCGGAGCGGCAGGTGTAGTGATTGCCCTGATACTGCCTAATATTATAACGGCCTTATCTATTTTTTACTCGCTGATGTCAGTTTCACTAACTGCACCCTTGCTATTTGGGCTATTTTCACGCCGGCCGTCAACTGCGGCTGCCTTTATTTGCGCAATTTCCGGAATTGCTGTAACAATTCTATTGCAATTCGGCAATGCCGGAAAAGGATTGTGGATTCTCAACGCCCAATCGACTGGCGTTATTGTTACGTTAGTTATTATGACTTTTATGATGTATGTTTTTCCCGCAAAAGTTAAATGAGATAACGGAACGAGGTGTTAATATTGCATATTGTGCTTGTCGAGCCTGAGATTCCAGGTAATACCGGTAATATCGCCAGATTATGCGCGGCGACGAATATACAGTTGCATCTAGTACGCCCGCTGGGATTTTCAATTGAAGATAAGTATCTAAAACGAGCAGGCTTAGATTATTGGCACTTAGTAAAGGTACACTGCTACGATTGTTTCGATGAAGTGCTACAATTATACCAGGGTCATAATTTTTATTACAATACTACGAAAGCCAGCAAGCTTTATACTGATGTTCAATATACTAGCAGCGATCTATTAGTATTTGGCAAAGAGACAGCGGGTTTACCGCAAACTTTGTTGGAGGCTAATAAAGAAAGATGTATCCGCATTCCAATGTTTTCCGAAGCCCGATCGCTTAATTTATCTAATGCTGCAGCTGTGGTCGCTTATGAAGCATTACGTCAAGTAGGGTTTCCTGGTTTAAAAATAGCGCGAGGATAGGGTGATTGAATGATTGCTAATTTTGGGCCTGCCGGCAATCCAGATGCTTTTTATGAATCGGGAAAGAAGGCATCAGCTGAAATGCCGGAATGGCTGGCAGGATTAGGTCTAAATGCTTATGAATATCAGTGCAGCCGTGGTGTAAACATCCGTGAAGAAACAGCCCGAAAAATTGGTGCTAAAGCTGCTCAATTTGGGGTAAAGCTCAGCATCCATGCGCCGTACTATATAAGTTTGGCAACCGAAGATGAGACAATCGCAAGTAATACTAAACGGCATTTCTTAAAATCCTTGCAGGCTGCTAAATGGATGGGAGCTGACCGGGTTGTCTTTCATATCGGCGGAGGAAAACAAGAACGTAATGCCGCTATGTTAAGAGCTAAGCGGCTATTTGCTGCGATATTGAATGAAATAGAAAAGGCAGGCTTAACTGGGATATTTTTGGCTCCGGAAACAATGGGTAAGCAAAATCAGTTAGGCTCCTTGGAAGAAGTTTTGGAATTTTGTAAAATGTCTCCTTGGGTTATACCGACTGTAGATTTTGGTCATCTCCATTCAGTAACCGGAGGGATGT
It encodes the following:
- a CDS encoding TIM barrel protein, translating into MIANFGPAGNPDAFYESGKKASAEMPEWLAGLGLNAYEYQCSRGVNIREETARKIGAKAAQFGVKLSIHAPYYISLATEDETIASNTKRHFLKSLQAAKWMGADRVVFHIGGGKQERNAAMLRAKRLFAAILNEIEKAGLTGIFLAPETMGKQNQLGSLEEVLEFCKMSPWVIPTVDFGHLHSVTGGMYTTSQEFEFVFDKVGEQLGTDTAKNLHIHFSRIEYTKAGEKRHWTFDDPFGPPHEPLIEVCVNRGFTPRIICESAGTQAVDAKKMQDLYLALLNK
- the trmL gene encoding tRNA (uridine(34)/cytosine(34)/5-carboxymethylaminomethyluridine(34)-2'-O)-methyltransferase TrmL — translated: MHIVLVEPEIPGNTGNIARLCAATNIQLHLVRPLGFSIEDKYLKRAGLDYWHLVKVHCYDCFDEVLQLYQGHNFYYNTTKASKLYTDVQYTSSDLLVFGKETAGLPQTLLEANKERCIRIPMFSEARSLNLSNAAAVVAYEALRQVGFPGLKIARG